The genomic DNA GAGCGAATTAGAAGCGATCGCCGAAGAAGCGAACTATTTCCACTGTCAATTAGATATACCCGTCGAGCAGAAAAGCAACCTAGAAAAGCTAATCTATCAAACAATTTGGCAAATTCTCCAAGACGGCGATCCCCAAAACCTAGAAGCAGATATAGCCAGACTAGAACAAATACTCACAGTAGCCGAACAACTCCACCTGGGTTTATCCCTAGATAAAGCCCAAGAAATCTATTTCTACTATTTACAGGAGCAAATCTCACCCGTCTGCTTTTCAGAGATAAGCGATGATTATAATGGTAATGGCGCTCCCTCATGTCGTTGGCGCCGAGAACAACTCCCTAGTCTATTGCAATTAGGTCAAAAATTAGCCATAGACGTTACTCCTTACTTGTGAGAATCAAAGCATGTTAGAACATGATATAATTATAGTTGGCGGTGGTTTAGCAGGATCTAGAGCAGCACTAGAAATCAAACGCAAAGATCAAAATCTTAATGTCGCTTTAGTAGCTAAAACTCACCCCATTCGCTCCCACTCTGTAGCCGCACAAGGTGGAATTGCCGCAACCCTCAATAATGTAGATCCAGAGGATACCTGGGAAGCCCACGCTTTTGATACCGTCAAAGGTTCAGACTATCTCGCCGATCAAGACGCGGTAGAATTATTAACCAAAGAAGCACCATCGGTCATTATTGACTTAGAACATATGGGGGTACTCTTCTCCCGTCTCCCTGATGGTAGAATCGCTCAAAGAGCTTTTGGAGGACATTCTCATAAACGTACCTGTTACGCAGCTGACAAAACAGGACACGCTATGCTCCACGAATTGGTTAATAACCTGCGTCGTCATGGTGTACAAATCTATGATGAATGGTACGTCATGGATTTGATTCTAGAAGAGGGAGAAGCCAAAGGTTTAGTGATGTACCATCTCCTCGATGGCAAACTAGAAATAGTCAGAGCCAAAGTAGTGATGTTAGCTACAGGAGGTTACGGAAGAGTCTTTAATACTACTTCAAATGACTACGCCTCCACAGGAGATGGGTTAGGCATGAGCGCCAGCCTGGGTATTCCCCTAGAAGATATGGAGTTTGTCCAATTTCACCCCACAGGATTATACCCAGTAGGAGTGCTTATCTCCGAAGCAGTAAGGGGAGAAGGCGCTTATTTAATCAATAGCAACGGCGATCGCTTTATGGCAAATTACGCCCCGAAACAAATGGAATTAGCCCCAAGAGATATCACTTCTCGCGCTATTACCCTAGAAATTCGCGCAGGAAGGGGAGTTAATATCGATGGTAGCGCCGGTGGACCTTTTATTTACCTGGATTTACGCCATATGGGTAAAGAAAAAATTATGAGTCGTGTTCCCTTTTGTTGGGAAGAAGCCCACCGACTCCTAGGGATAGACGCAGTACATCAACCTATGCCCGTACGTCCAACAGCTCACTACTCTATGGGAGGAATACCAGTTAATACCAGTGGACAAGTGCGCAGTGGTGTAGATGGCTTGGTAGAAGGTTTATTCGCAGCAGGGGAATGCGCCTGTGTCTCTGTACATGGGGCCAATCGTCTTGGGAGTAATTCCCTGTTAGAATGCGTCGTCTATGGCAAAATTACAGGGGCTGCGATCGCTAATTACGTGCAAAAACGTCAACTCCCCAATTTTAATCCTCAAACTTATCTCAATAAAGCTCAAGGTAAACTACAAACTCTGTTGAATCAATCGGGAAATGTACGTATTGCTCAACTGCGTCAAGAATTACAAGATTGTCTAAGCGATCATTGTGGAGTTTTTCGCACTGAAGCTAATATGCAAGAGGGTTTAACCGCATTAAATCAACTTAAACAACGTTATCAACAACTGCAATTAGGCGATCGCGGTACTTGTTGGAATACCGAATTAATCGAAGCTTTAGAATTAGCTAACTTATTGATAGTTGGCGAAATAATTCTTACTTCAGCTTTAAACCGTCAAGAAAGTCGTGGCGCCCATTCTCGGGAAGATTACCCCCAACGAGATGATCAAAACTTTCTACAACATACCCTGGCTTACTATTCTCCCACGGGAATTGATATCGCTTATCTACCTGTA from Gloeocapsa sp. DLM2.Bin57 includes the following:
- a CDS encoding succinate dehydrogenase/fumarate reductase flavoprotein subunit — its product is MLEHDIIIVGGGLAGSRAALEIKRKDQNLNVALVAKTHPIRSHSVAAQGGIAATLNNVDPEDTWEAHAFDTVKGSDYLADQDAVELLTKEAPSVIIDLEHMGVLFSRLPDGRIAQRAFGGHSHKRTCYAADKTGHAMLHELVNNLRRHGVQIYDEWYVMDLILEEGEAKGLVMYHLLDGKLEIVRAKVVMLATGGYGRVFNTTSNDYASTGDGLGMSASLGIPLEDMEFVQFHPTGLYPVGVLISEAVRGEGAYLINSNGDRFMANYAPKQMELAPRDITSRAITLEIRAGRGVNIDGSAGGPFIYLDLRHMGKEKIMSRVPFCWEEAHRLLGIDAVHQPMPVRPTAHYSMGGIPVNTSGQVRSGVDGLVEGLFAAGECACVSVHGANRLGSNSLLECVVYGKITGAAIANYVQKRQLPNFNPQTYLNKAQGKLQTLLNQSGNVRIAQLRQELQDCLSDHCGVFRTEANMQEGLTALNQLKQRYQQLQLGDRGTCWNTELIEALELANLLIVGEIILTSALNRQESRGAHSREDYPQRDDQNFLQHTLAYYSPTGIDIAYLPVVINRFPPQERKY